The following coding sequences are from one Pelmatolapia mariae isolate MD_Pm_ZW linkage group LG4, Pm_UMD_F_2, whole genome shotgun sequence window:
- the fbxl16 gene encoding F-box/LRR-repeat protein 16, with amino-acid sequence MLNMSTPSELKSSCVTRNGMVKLPPSQPNGLGSASITKGTPAAKNRLCQSSSVPSILPPPPSSLSYHHHHLDGPGMPHAAAPLLPSEPGKPLVGLKPSLCQLPPLTLPKPVLLERQLVLDEKLLNRLLWYFTTAEKCVLAQVCKTWRKVLYQPKFWEGVTPILHAKELYTLLPNGEKEFVSLQAFALRGFQSFCLVGVSDLDICEFIDNYPLSKKGVRSVSLKRSTITDAGLEVMLEQMQGLMHLELSGCNDFTEAGLWSSLNARLTSLSVSDCINVADDAIAAISQLLPNLSELTLQAYHVTDTAMAYFTAKQGYTTHTLRLHSCWEITNHGVVNMVHSLPNLTSLSLSGCSKITDDGVELVAENLRKLRSLDLSWCPRITDMALEYIACDLHKLEELVLDRCVRITDTGLGYLSTMSSLRSLYLRWCCQVQDFGLQHLFGMRSLRLLSLAGCPLLTTTGLSGLIQLHELEELELTNCPGATAELFKYYSQHLPHCMVIE; translated from the exons ATGTTGAACATGTCCACACCGAGTGAACTGAAGTCCTCCTGTGTGACTCGTAACGGGATGGTGAAGCTGCCTCCCAGCCAGCCCAACGGCCTGGGCAGTGCAAGCATCACCAAGGGGACGCCTGCCGCCAAGAACCGCCTGTGTCAGTCCTCCTCTGTACCCTCCATCCTTCCTCCTCCACCATCTTCTCTATCCTaccaccatcaccacctggATGGTCCAGGTATGCCCCACGCTGCAGCTCCTCTCCTGCCCTCTGAGCCTGGGAAACCTCTGGTGGGTCTGAAACCATCTCTTTGCCAGCTTCCTCCTCTCACCCTGCCCAAACCTGTACTGCTGGAGCGCCAGCTCGTTCTGGATGAGAAGCTGCTCAACCGGCTGCTTTGGTACTTCACCACAGCGGAGAAATGTGTACTGGCGCAGGTGTGCAAGACGTGGCGCAAGGTGCTGTACCAGCCTAAGTTCTGGGAAGGAGTGACACCCATCTTGCATGCTAAAGAGCTGTACACCTTACTGCCCAATGGGGAGAAGGAGTTTGTCAGCCTCCAGGCCTTTGCTCTGCGTGGATTTCAGTCGTTCTGTTTAGTCGGTGTTTCAGACCTTGACATTTGTGAGTTCATTGACAACTACCCGCTGTCCAAGAAGGGTGTTCGGTCAGTCAGCCTCAAGAGGTCCACGATCACAGATGCTGGTTTGGAG GTTATGTTGGAGCAAATGCAGGGCCTGATGCATCTCGAACTGTCAGGCTGCAATGATTTCACAGAGGCTGGCCTCTGGTCGAGCCTCAACGCTCGCCTCACTTCCCTCAGCGTCAGTGACTGCATCAATGTGGCGGATGATGCCATTGCTGCTATCTCACAGCTCCTGCCCAACTTGTCAGAGTTGACCCTGCAGGCTTACCATGTCACTGACACAGCCATGGCCTACTTTACAGCCAAGCAG ggCTACACCACCCACACTCTGCGGCTTCACTCGTGCTGGGAGATCACCAACCATGGTGTGGTAAACATGGTCCATAGCCTGCCAAACCTGACTTCTCTCAGTCTCTCTGGCTGCTCCAAGATCACAGATGACGGTGTTGAGCTGGTCGCTGAGAACCTGCGCAAGCTCCGCAGCCTGGACTTGTCTTGGTGCCCTCGGATCACGGACATGGCTCTAGAGTACATTGCCTGCGACCTGCACAAGCTGGAAGAACTGGTGCTGGACAG GTGTGTACGGATCACAGACACAGGCCTGGGATACCTGTCTACCATGTCATCATTAAGAAGTCTGTATCTGCGCTGGTGCTGTCAG gtgCAAGATTTTGGACTGCAGCATTTATTTGGCATGAGAAGTCTTCGCCTACTGTCTCTTGCAG